Within Vigna unguiculata cultivar IT97K-499-35 chromosome 2, ASM411807v1, whole genome shotgun sequence, the genomic segment tattataacttttattagtgtataaaaaatagattcattataatttaaaaaattgaagtaaacaaacatttaaaatatattttaatttaaatattttttttccttttatatttttttaaaaatattttttgcttttatgtttttttaaaaatatttttaaaatttatcaactaggtttcattaatgtttgcaaatttaataaatgttttggttctcattaaattttatttggtattctaattttaaatgtaaacaattataatttattttaaagtatttgatatcgaataaACACtcatactcctaatattgaatatttgataatattatgtttccttttctgtaattttttattattttataaaaattaattaaaatcaatattaaagtagtaagaaaacgggtacgagattatactcgttacccggtagggatggggatgagataaaagtttgatacccgttggatttgggtatggaaatggggatgaatttttttacagGAATGAGTATAAGATAGTGAAACTCGTCCCCACCCtgtcccgttgccatccctaatgaGCACTTGAAGTAGGAATGCAGattcaccattttttttaaaagacatAGTATTTAGGTATTTAGTACTGGACTAGTTGACATGTATTGAgtaatggttttttttttctaatttaattttataaaaatggtaTGTAAAATGGAATTTACATTCACTTATATAAAATGTCTAGTTcaaagacattttttttgagTCACAGgactaaatatttataagtagTTTGATATATTCGATAGAATGATAGAAGCTTGTAAAATATATTCGATAAACAACAAAACTAGTTATAATTTACCTCTAAATGATTTTGGTAacatattaagaaattaaattttacaatgttaTCAAACTCAAAAACCATACAAGGACcgaaaaggtaaaaaaaaaattctaactcACGGATAAGAAACTCATGGACTGTAACTCAAAGATTGTAATCGACTCTTAAATATCATAAatagatgaaaaattaaatttgtaaataaaaatattaaaaataatataaattataaaaataacttatatataatttataaaatgggttcataatataattataaaaaattaggttcataatataattataaaaggattggtaattcataaaatattcatgtatgaaacaactaataaatttataaaaaatggtaattccatttttttcttcaaattctaaTTATACTCGAGATAGAAAGCACAATAGTAAAAGCAACGTAGGCACGAACAGAAAAAGGAGTAGAATAACAAAAGGCAGCAGCAAGGGCAGCGTGGTGGAGAGCGCCGGCATCAGCGAGGGCGGCGAGCTTCGACGGCGAGGACGAAGAGCCCCGGCAACAGCGAGGGCTGCGATTGCGGAGAATCGCGAGGACGGCGAGTGCGAAGGCGGCGACCGCCGGTGAGTTTGTTACGCCCACTTTATCCACATGTCCATGTTGTTCTTTTCTTACCCTATTTGAATATTCATTGTTTGCATCAAAGGACTCTTGGTTGCTGCTCAATTGAAATCAATAGCATTAGGCATGAGTTTGTGGTGAAGGATGTGTGTTACATCCATAGTCTGAACGGATTTATGAATTCCTGGTTTCATCGACCACGCAACTGGAGTGTCTTGTATTGTATTTACATGTCACATTCCTGCTTATGGAGATAATTTTTTTCCCTTAACTTGCCACTCTGTTTtctctatttctttattttacacTCTTCCCTGGATAGTTTGTACCTATTGTTCGTTCTATCAAGGGTGTCCTACCTtagaaaatatatgtaaataatatGAAGACATATTTCTCCTGTTACGCGTCTTTTCACTGGTTTTTTCAATCTTCTTATGCCTCTCTATATAACTTGTAAGTTTATTACAGAGTGGGTTTTTGATTATTGTTTGTGGCTCTACTTCAGTGTCTTAATTGGAAAACTTGAAGACTTGTTATCTACATCatcaaatattcttttttagCCACCCACATGTTCACTGTATTCTCTTCACATGTATGGATTTAATTAGGATTGGTTCAAGCTGCTGGCATCATGTTAAAGACACCAGCCCTTCCACTAAATTGTGTCAAATATTACACATTGCTAAACAATAATGTGTTTTTGAATGCATTGGATTCACTTCACTCTCTCCCATTGTTGGAAGTTGCACGAGTTCcccttttcttttacttttcattAAGCATTCTACTTTGAAGAAGACATTATCACAAAAGAAAAGTGTGAAATGTTCAAGCTCCATTGTTGTGTCTTTGGAGATTAAACACTATGTggaaattgattttaatatgttggattatcatattatttttacttgtttCCCCCTAGTTATTGTCCTTGCTCCTTATGATGGTCAACTCTTGGATGCAACTCATGGCTTGGTTGTGATCTgttattgtttcaaatatttaacgTGATCAATGATTGATCTACTGATATGATTTCTAATATAAGATTGTTCAAGACtaaaatttatgattctcccTGCCAAAAAACAATTGTATGGTACAGAACCAGAACCAACTATCGTAATCATTAGTTAGAACATTGGTTCGAATAATGCCATGTAATTTTGGAGAATACTAGCATAGATTGGGGTCTTGGACTCCTACGTTAAATGATTTCATGCGTCAGTTCTGCTTCTAGACTCTACTGGATGAAAAggttaatttaaagaaattctGAATGCTTATATATAGAACCCTTGGCTCTTGTATATTGGATTCGATcatgcttgcatttgaaagcATATGATTATATCTGATCAATATACTGCATCAACAAGATTCACATCACGTTTACTTCCCcgcatttttcattttttagtttattttttctacTGCTTCtggttacttttattttaatattaatatcaacAACTAAATTATTCTGCCGTTTCTGGCTCAGGAGGAGTAGGAAGAAATTGATTGTAAATTTTGTCTTGAAATTGAGCAGTGCCAGTCAGAGCTGGATTCAACAAAGGTCATCCGTGTATCAATGCCAAAGTGAACACCGGTAAAATGGTATGGTGGGCAAAATCTTTTGTTGCTGCTACTTCCCCAGACCCTTTTTACTTGTGAATTGGATTGAACATTTGAGGTTTACTGACAGTTATCTGTTCAATGGTAGGCTTCATACAAAGAATTACCAAGAACTGCTCAAATTCGCCTTGTGAGTTCCCATCAGGAGGTTTATGAACCATGTGATGATTCTTTTGCACTGGTTGATGCTCTTCTAGCTGATCGCAATAACCTGCTGGAACATCATCCATCACTGTGCATGGAGATAGGCTGTGGAAGTGGATATGTCATCACTTCCCTTGCTCTTATTCTGGGGCAGGAAGGTTATGGTGTGAACTATATTGCGACCGATATCAACCCTCATGCAGTGGAGGTGACCCGAAAGACTATGGTAGCACATGGGGTTGGTGTTGAGTTGGTAGTAACAGATATTGCAGCTGGACTAGAGGAGCGTTTGGCAGGGTTGGTTGATGTTATGGTTGTGAACCCTCCTTATGTGCCTACCCCTGAAGATGAAGTTGGTGTGGAAGGTATTACCTCATCTTGGGCCGGTGGGGAGAATGGCCGGAGTGTGATCGATAAGATTTTGCCGGTTGCAGACCGCCTTTTGTCAGAAAAGGGATGGCTATACATGGTGACCCTCACTGCAAACAATCCTTCTGAGATATGCCAACAAATGAGAAAGAAAGGCTATGGTTCTAAGATTGTTGTCCAAAGAtccacagaggaagaaagtcTCCATATCATCAAGTTCTGGCGGGATTTTGATATTGAAAAGGATGAACCAAACCAATCTGCTTCTGGGTTCATAGGCTCCTTGCTTACACATATTCCTTTATTTTCACTTTGGAGAGGCACCAATAGTGACAACAAGTGTTGATTGAGAAAACAAATGATTTCTGATACTAGGATGTTTTGTCTGGCAACTGTTATGTTTGCATTGCCATGGCATTCAGAATGCTTAGAAATACAGCGACCAATTCCTCCTGTTAGCTGAGGTCAGCTTTGTGGATCAATTGACTAGCTTCAAAAcattgtgaaaaactaaattttcactaaaaacCACTTTTAGCAAGGTTTTTCTTAGTAGCTTCTTCTAATATTTCCTTCGCTTATTTCATTCCATTTAATTAGATTGTTTTCCAATTGATATACTTATCTTTACTTTCATTAACTCTCTATTTTGACATTTGTTCAAGATCCAATGGTTCTCTAGGCCAGAACCTAAAAATTGTTAATGTTGATTTAAAACTAGTCATTTGTGTTAATATCCTGAGGTATACTAGATTTTTACCTACTCATATTAGCAAATACAGGTACCTATTTATTCagtaatttaaaagattttttttttagttgtacaaaagtaaaagtaattaattttcgTAGTCTAGATAAGAAACAAATTTAtcggttgattttttttagaataagcactaaaaataagattttttttttctttttaaattagatttCTATTACTTACAAACTTCTAACCATGCGTATGCTTGGCAAAGcatatcaataatttaaagCAATTGAAtaaactgaaaaagaaaatacaaagatAGCATTAAGCAATTTAAGACTACACACAAATACTTATGGATAattaaaattaggttaaaatattccGTTGGTTCTCGTTTTTGtagtaaaatctcaatttggtcctcgtatttttattagtctcaattaggtcctcatttttgtaaattagtatcaattaggtcctttccgttagtagagaactaacaTCGTTAAGTAGGTGTCACGTATCAACTtctcgtttttttgaattttttaatttttttgaattttttttgaatttttaatttttttttaatttttttaaaaaaaatatttatgccacgtgtcaggttttgtagtgtgccacgtgtcaatctaatatgctgtcacgtgtcaaattattgtatgaatctcaatttggtcctcatatttgttaatttgatttgatttcagtcccaattttttttaaaataattttaatttcatgtgctccaaatttagaacaaatttaattttttaataaatgtaatgatgatacttttattacaagtgatatttctattacatatttttaacaaaatttaatttatttaaatttatatgttacattaaactttatttaaattttattttaaaattataaatatatagattaataaatttatattcgaaatatttgtataatattcaatatcaacaatattttagagttggcttaaaaataacaattttataaattcaaatgtaaaattttaaaataattttataaaaaattaaaataaatatatttaaaattttaatattaaatataattaatattattaaaatatttaataaaaatatcaattttaataaaaataatcataacattatataaaagtaaaatttggtctaaatttggagtgtctgaaattaaatttttttttaaaaaattgggactcaaatcaaatcaatttaacaaatatgatgaccaaattgagattcatacattaatttgacacgtgtcactatATTacattgacacatggcacactacagaagtgacacatggcataaatatttttttaaaaaaataaaaaaaattaataaaagtaattcaaaaattcaaaaaaattcaaaaaaattcaaaaaaaaaattcaaaaaagttcaaaaaattcaaaaaaatgagaagctgacacgtggcacctacttaacggtgttagttatctactaacggaaaggacctaattgatactagtttacaaaaatgaggacctaattgagactaataaaaatacgaggaccaaattgaaattctgcgacaaaaacgaggaccaacagagtattttaaccttagaATTATTTACAGTTCTTAAAGATATAAACATATCATTGGATCTCGTTATGACTTTCAAATCTCTTATAATTCCTTAGCTGAAGTTTAGTATTCCTATCTTTAGAAATTATTGTACTTGTGATTTACATAAAAcacttaaatcattattttgaCAAAAGATATTGAGAATGTGCAATAAATTTAAAAGGGTAAATAGTCACTTGActaataaatattgatatagtttacttttaatacaattaatataatttgtttctaGTATAATAACAAAAAGCACAATCTCAATATAATAcctttatgtttttatttaaatttattaatagttaATATTACTAAACacttatttaatcttaaaaaacttttttcaataaactttcatattaatatgtatttttcttttaatgaaaatgtttaattatgtctttggtcccattttcgtagcaaaatatcaatttggtctctttattttttttatctcaatttggtccctattttgggaaattttatatcaatttagtcatttccATTAGTGGCATAGTAACAACGTTAAATgaggtgtcacgtgtcagtttctgaattttttgaatttttatttattttttgaatttttttaaaaaataaaaaaattttcatGTGTCAAAATGTCGTCATGCCACGTGGCAATGACAAAGTGATGTGACAGTGataatgccatgtgtcaatattatgccatgtgtcatttcttcattctcaatttggtctctgtattctaatttttgtctcaatttagtccatatttttgtaaaaatagtgcaatttcgtctctctccaaattgaaaaaaaaaatatttttatataaattttatacaaatatttttattaaatttgatatttttattcaaattgatatttttattatatatttttaacgtaactaaatttatttaaatttgtgtttcacattcaactttacttaaattattttcaaattttaaatttatatgtttttgattgTTATATGaactagttaaaattattttaaaatttttataattattattttttcaacaattCAGACATTTGTGTACAAATTATTgaactttacacattttaaaaatatacaagtatttgaaatataaattcaaataaaaaaataatattaaagtatgatgtaataaaatatcaatataatttatgaattttttttccattatattattttctattaataactttaaaacaattttaaataaagttcatgtaaaatattaattaaataaacttaattttgttaaaaatatttacttgaaatatcaattttgatagaaatatttgtgtacatttatatagaaattaaattttatttcaatttggagagggacaaaattgctcaatttttacaaaaattgggactaaattgagacacaaattaaaataaagggaccaaattgaggaAGTGGAAATGACACCTGACATATAGGTGACACATGTTATTGTCATTGCCACATCACTCTGTCACTACCACATGGCATGATGACAATTTGACATatggcaattttttttataaaaaaattcaaaaatcaaaaatcaaaaataaaaaaaatcaaataaaagtcaaaaaatTCAGGAACTGACATGTGACACCCCCTTTAACGGTGTTATTGTACCACTAACGGaagggaccaaattaagatgaaaaaaaatagagggaccaaattgagattttactatgaaaatgaggaccaaaggTAAGATTAAATCTTATTAAAACAAGtaacaattattaaatattaaacaaatatttaattaatctaaccattaattgaattaaaataaattaatgaaattaaaatttatctaataagattgattttttgtaccgttaagaaattaaaataaaattaaaaaatttaaaatttatattgtaaaatCCACCTTTTCTCTTTCGGTCAGCTTTAATAATCAAAAACACtctcagttttctttttttcccatCTTTTCTTATTTGCTCATCTCTTAAGCATCTCATCTTACTCTTTCTCATTTGATCCTCATCTTCTCGTGAATTAAAGACCAAATTTGGGACCAAGATAAAGTCCTCTTCGAATCCACCTGAACAATTTCTTCATCTACGTAAGTTGAAAATTCaacctttttcttctcttttagttTGGGGGTTGTTGCATTTTGAATGCATGTGGGTCTTAGGACATTGATTCTACTTTGATTCTGACCAAAGCCTCATCCCTCTCTATGTTCTTTTGTTTTGGCTTCTCTAGGTTGAATTGGGGGTTTTGGTGCCCAAATCATCTTGGGGTTTTATGTTTCAAACTTCGGCTGCAttaaaggtaagggaagctggGTTTTTGTTggatttcaaattaaaatgatCATTTTGGTATTTAAGTGTGATGTGTTATGTTGAATTGAGGTATGCATGTTGAATTGCTTTGAAATTGATTTGAGTTGGCCATAGTTTGAGTAAAAATGGAAATATGTGTTTTTGAGCAATTGGGTACTAATTTTAAACTCTCTAAACTATTTTGAATCAAAAATGCTACAAGAAAGGTGTCCAGTTGGTCATTTACACAAGTTCCAAATTTTCTGAACTGCTAGTTTATGGTGTACCGTTGAGCGTTGCGGTTTACGAGAGCTCTGGCGTTGAACGTTAATGTTGAGCGCCAAGTGAGACTCTATAGATCTGGAGCTTTAGTTCTAGCTCCATGGCGCTAAGCGCCAACTTTTCACCATTGAGCGTTGCAGTTTACAAGAGCTCTAGGGTTGAGCACCACCGTTGAGCGCTAGTTACTCTGATATTGtgtctttattttttcaaatactgCATGATTTGTATGATTGATGATAGTATACTAAGATcagatttgatatattttatttatatatgtgagTGATTCTGAGCTCATAAGAGAATGATAAAGGAAAATTCATGGGAAATTCTTTTGGTTGTAATATAGTGTAAGTAGTGAtctatggattcaagtaaggtcACATCCTGACATTCTAATGatcattcaaattcatatagAGTAGAATGGTTCATGTGGTGAGAATAGCATGAGGTCCTAATTCAAGGCAAGATAATGGCCTTTGTAAGAtccaagaaaaataattaaaatttcatagaGGGTAAGTTTGACGTAGGaggtattatttaaattcataaataataatttatatcaaaGCGAAGAGTAGCATGGTTGGTTAGAACATTGTTATGGGTTGGTGGTCATGTTTTGATTCTTATTATGTGCATAGTTTTCTTTTTAGGGTTTTATACATGTCTGGTCATTGGACGAAAGGGTTGGTTGTTGGCGAGCAAATTTTGCGAGGCAAAAGGGTCACTAGACGAGTGGTGTAGTAACTGGGTGAGAGAAAATTATGACGTGAAGTGGTCGTTGGGCGATTGGTGATCGTTGGGTAACAACGGGTGTGGTCTGTAATATCCTATgtggatattactaatttaaataaaagaaaatagtaatgTTAATAACTCAGCATTTTAGAGTCTTTTCTAAAGTAcagaaaaatcaaaactttattaatcacgtcataattcaaaatccaaagttaattcattaaaaaaaatcatgttccAACAACAACTTAATTGGAAATTACAAACTAGTCAAAACAGCTCCTCAAAGGAACCCCAACCGCTAGCCCCTACTCCAGCTCTAAACATCACCAGCGTCAGGTAGTACAATAGTAAAGAGGATTTTATTGGTTTAGGCAATGCAAAATCATTACTAATACACCAATGCATCACAGACACACATCTTGAACGCTAACTCCATCTTTTTACAATTCAACACCCCTCTAGCACCACAACAAATCAGAGAAATTACTCATCAAGGAATACTTAAACATTCACAATTGGCAcccttaaatttaattatacacCCAATTATAATACTCACCTTAGGACTCACAATTAGACGTGAAATGAAACTCAATGCACATTCAGAAAAATCAATAGGACTCATTTGCACAACTACAGCTTTCTGCACATCCCATTCATCTATATGGATACACAAGTGTTCACCAGTAAAGCAATTCTCAATATGTCACTAAACCAAAAGAACATCCAAGCTCCTAAAAACTCACAATAGAACCTAACCATGCTTCTAACTCACGCTACATTAAACTTACCTCCAAACAATAGCTACAACACTTCATTCATCCCAAAACCTCAAACTAAAGTCACGTTTAACATCAATAAACCATCACCTTCCATGTATTAACCCACGACCATTACATGTTTTATCTATTATCTCATTATCCCTGCATAAAATAAGGTAACCACCACAAACAAAACTTCAATCCCATAACCTTCACATCACAAAACACACAATGCAGCTTCTACTACGTTGGCCTTTGGCAGCAACCTGAGTACCGCCAAGCGATGCATCTAGTTTTGGGTAAATCCCAGAGTTTTCCAGCAACTGTGCGAACCCTAAAACTCCAAATTTCCTTCATTTCATCAATTTCCACCAAATATCTTCTAGTCATGTGTTTAATTCCACATATACTCCATTGAAACTCAAACGCACAAAGTTTCATTACATTTTCTACGACAATTATCCCTTGAAACTCATAATCCATATTTTTTTCAAACCTTAATATGCATTTATGTTCATACACACAATTATGCATCCAATACCTCAAAAACACAACACAATCCATCAATTCATGACATTCATCACTCAACCAATTGCTAAAGACCATTTTCCCTCAATCAGAATAACCAAGAATTCACAGAAACCCAAAAATGAACCAAATTTGCTCACGTCACCTAGTGAGCATTCATCATCGCCAGGCGATTCGTGCCAGAACCCAGAAAATTGGGTTACTCATGTGTCATTTGGCGGGCCTTCAATGTCGCTAGGCAGTTTCTAGGCAGAAACAcagaaacctaaaaaaaatagCGTAATAACAAAGGAAAAGAGACATCCAAACTTCACACATCATAAAATTCATCAGCACGAAGTTAACAAACAATTaaagctccccttacctggattttCCCGCTCCTAAAAGCACCCCAAATATTCTTCTTCTCAAGGCTTTGATTCAACCTTGCCTCCACCACCAAAACATCCTTCTATCCTCTTCTTAGATCAAACTTTGTACTCACACAACTCTAACTACTCAACCACACAATTTTCTACTCTATCCTCCCTCTAATTCACCTATTCCTCTCCTTTTTCAGccctataaataataataaaacgaaattaTGGATTAATGGCCATCAAATGCCAATACTCACATCCATACAATTACCAAGTAAATGCACAACCAACCAACTAAtccatgttttgtgataattcatacacatttatgattatattatcacactTCATGGTAAAGCACatattcaaaacaattaaacaattaaattaacacactaatgacatacacaagactcaaacccaagacCCCTCAACATAACCAAGCACtatcaaccatttaagctagtactattcctTTGTCATAACtctacattaattaatttatcgATTCCTCCCCcatgtttattaaataaatatttatttatttatttaatttttacaggTCTTACATGGTCGTTGGGCGAGCAACATGGTCGCAGAGCAAGCATTCTTACGATGCAAAGTGGTCGTTGGCTGATTGGCATTTTGTGTGTTGAGACCTATTTTTAGGCATTTTGAATGTTAGGTTGTTTGTTAAGTGTGTTTTGCTTGTTGTGAATGTGATTGCAAGTTCTATGGTGATTATATATGTATGAAGTGATATGCTAAATCATTTATGATGAATTCACATAATGAGTTGAAATATTATTGATCATATGATAATgttatatacatgtatatatgcatgtatgtatgtatgtatgtgatGGTGGGGGTATGAATTCTCTCATAATTGTAAAGTTAGGTTGGTTCTTTTACCCAAAGGGATTTGGTGAGTCAGGTAAAAAAGTTTCTTTCAGCCATAAGGCTTTGGTATGAGCTTAACAAACCTAAGGCTTTGTTGAGCATATAGAAGTGTTGCTTGTAAGTCTTATGGAAAACATGGGAAAGGCCCTTTCCAAGAGGCGTTGGTGTGCAAGGAAGGTAATTGGTTGGTTATGAGAGAATGACATATCGTTTAAtattacttggtggtaatatGAATTAGTTGAGTTTATGAACATATGTGATCATGCTAGGTAAGTTGTATGTTGGCAATATATTGTTATGTGATATGTTTTATCTGGTTGGCTCATCCTTGCATGTTGGTGGTTATGGTTTTCACCTGTGATGTTCGTATAACTTGTGTTATAcgagagcagatgttgatacaaaTGTAGTTAGAGAAGCATAGTTATGAGGAGACTCTTTGGGGAAGCCTttgggagttttttttttttttggaaaacatTAGGAAATGTTTTGTAATAAGATGTAATAGTTTGATAATTTTAGAAGTTTGTTTTGAGTTGGAAGAATTTGTAATAAGTTTTCTTTGATGATTTAAATcgattttgtttgattttaaatgttgatttACTTTGGAGAAATTAAGTTTTAGAAACGTTCAATTTCAAATGATGGTATCAAAGTTAGTTTTTTGAAAGTATTGGCGATTTATAAATTTCAAGTGACATCCTGAATGGGGTGTTACAACCTTAGATGATATGGATCAACCTTATGATTATGGGTGAACATGCGGGCCGTCTCAGACTATTTAGGCCCGGTCCGCACTTGGTCCGCAAAATGCGAAATGGTGTAAATGATTTAAACGATATTAGCaaaaaaggatcaaattgaacaaaattgacaaaaattaggacctatttgaacacaaaaacaaaagtatgactgatttgacaaaactggacgaaaattgggatcaaaaaggtaatttaacctaatttctaacTCATTACCATAAGTGTGATTTTATTACTAtgattgtataaataaattctatttactataatataataatttaacgtaattgtcatgaattttttttgtcaccatccaacatatattaaagttcaaaagatgaaaaatttatgttaaattttaattattgttagtttaatctttgttctttttttttgtgattttgatcaaatgatgttttataacttttattagtgtataaaataataaatttcaatagaatttaaaagattgatgtaagagacatt encodes:
- the LOC114168651 gene encoding methyltransferase N6AMT1 translates to MASYKELPRTAQIRLVSSHQEVYEPCDDSFALVDALLADRNNLLEHHPSLCMEIGCGSGYVITSLALILGQEGYGVNYIATDINPHAVEVTRKTMVAHGVGVELVVTDIAAGLEERLAGLVDVMVVNPPYVPTPEDEVGVEGITSSWAGGENGRSVIDKILPVADRLLSEKGWLYMVTLTANNPSEICQQMRKKGYGSKIVVQRSTEEESLHIIKFWRDFDIEKDEPNQSASGFIGSLLTHIPLFSLWRGTNSDNKC